The nucleotide sequence ccagatgcaatcaatcTTTACTTGATGatacatacttgtccgtaaagtttttaCAAAGagtagccattccccattcatgagGAGAATTTTTtagttcaattggtgtgaatggaaaatgaaaagttgcttagaagggacacaactcttcgagtaaaagacacactatttcgaGGAAAGGTATGACTGTTTGTACCTGTTAAGAAAAGACTCATTCTttcgaatggacagacatgactattcagaatggatacACCTTTTTGGTGGACCATTATCACCTTTCGAAaggggcacttaatggctatataaacctgcatttttccacagatttagtatgaatttttctgcacttgaaaacatttcttgtcttctaaaatactttGTGTGATCATCTAACTATTGAGCGAGTTCGAAAAGAATCCgatcatttgaggtaccactacagtcggcttgttaggccattttatcctgggagaaaaattccgcaaccttgtgcacttgaggggaattatttccttaaggacactccgtgaattcgaaggacttggtcatttctgtttcatcttatttttctgaaaaacacacttcttagaaagatcactttggtcttgtgttgagggtgttgttgtatttcatagtgttcttgttttatacttgaactagtgttgaagttattctGTCGAAttacagattctgtgtacccgaaaacattgaaAAAATAACACCTCTACCGTTAATAAAATAGTACGTATATGCCCGTCATACTAACGATCGGGACATTCATTTTCGTTTGCGGCCCAGCGgcccatttttttccttttgttttctttctttttgggtTAAACGTTAAATTCTTTCattattaattaaaatcataGTTTTGCTAATTTCCATTAAAATgtaattttaaaagatttgaaGTACCCAACTTATCACTTTGTGCTTTTTAATCACTATTAAGCtttttgtaatactttttttattttacaaagtACCTAATAAAAAAGCTTAGAAAGAGATTAAAAGCCAATTTTCATATGCTACCGCTCTTAAGAAATTATATATTAAGTATTTAggctccatttttatttttttttaagatttagacGTTTGAATCTGAATGAATAAGatattgtctctagatctgaaaactgaatcatTAAAActgtttatttttcaacatctgaatatgtaaaaaaaaaatatttgtatacataataagaaaaaatacaattcaaataaaaaattaattatatattaaaaaaataagtaatttaatacaacaaaattattagtatttgattggtAGCGGTATTTATTGTTGAttgtggttgtgatggtggaggttgttggtggtggtggctgGTGGTTGTCAGTGGTgacggtggcagaggtggttagtggtggtgactgttGATTATGagtagagtggtgaatattatccaatacCAGAATATctttcagacctattaagacttggttctaaatttgaatgattaagacctattcagagttaaaaccttaataaaaaacaaatgcacttaatggtttgaagactaaaccattcagattcatacctccattaagtgcaaacaaatgaggccttagtTTACTATGTTATCCATATTAACTATGCTATTAaaggtaaaatttgatttttgttatttcaatACGTTTGGAAAAAATAGTGACTTAATGATAAGAATataacttaaataaataaatcgttcttgatttattaaactgaacaattaaattaatagaaaaaaaatatattagtatacTGAATTGTAAAAGAGAACATACAGAATACTTTGCATATATTTGATTTACCAATCAAAAGGCTTTTCTAATTTcttatggtattatttttatcCAAATCTTTATATTTAATGCGTTTTCGATTTATTTCGGATACTTGTTTGGTCATAAATATTCTGAAATACATATGCATAATATTTGAATTTCTGAATAACACCTCAAGAgatgttttcactattttcagATTCACCTTTtgcactttttaatttatttttttcaaaaaatctaaatttttattttcataaaataacctaattttcattaaaaaaatttcactttttatatttttttaatttcaaaaataccccatttcgAAAACACTATAGCCAAACACAAAtccaactttatttttaatttcaaaaataccaAAGAACCTGAATATGTTTTtgattttcatgatcaaacgagTCCTTAATTAGAGATTTTAGATTTGAGTCCTGACTATGGAATCACATTTGATACGAAATGCTTTATCTTTCAATATGAAACTTTTTATTCAGGCTTCAAAACGAATATCAGAAAAGTAAATATTGATACATTGCCTTTTATAGTTGAACGAACTTTATTCTCCATTATGCTTATCTATATTCATACAGAATTTAATTTACCAAGACAATTTTCACTTTCCTGGCCAATTTATGTTTCGAACATATGTGACCTTTGCTTGTTGGATgcttaattataattaatttctaGATCAAAGATCACATGTGCCTAATTCGCCATGATCTAGTTTATCTAGACAATCATcttaaatataattaaagaaCCAATTAATTAAACCAAATTCTAATTTAAGTAACAATTACCCAACTAGACCCTATATTCCTTTAGCAAAAAAGGCAAGTTCTGAAGTCTTAGATATTATTTGGATGATGCAAAATTTATTTTACACACACACATAGAGAGAGAGACAAGTtaatatttataatcataaatTAGCTAAGTTTGCTTTATCATTATTTCTTGAAATCTTTTGATTTGACAATTTTCCAGTTTAGTTTGTCAGCTAGGACGACAAGTTCAGAATATAAGTTACTATACATTTTAGTTGGTATCGCCCCTTTGGTTTGACAATTTTCCGATTTGATTTGTCAATTTGAACGACAAGTTCAGAATATAAGTTACTAAACATTTTAGTTAGTATCGTCCCTTTGGTTTGACAATTTTACGGTTTGGTTTGTCAATTAGAACGACAAGTTCAGAATGTAAGTTACTAAATGTCGTAGTTGGTATCACCATTTGATTTGACAATATCCCGATTTGGTCTGTCAATTAGGAGGACAAATTCAGAATGTAAGTTACTAAATGTCGTAGTTGGTATCGTCCCGTTTACTTCAACATAAAATTTATGATGAACAATTTGGAGGAAAACTCAAAGGTTATCCTTAAGAATTATGTCTTTAATATACCTCAAACTTCATTGGTTATTGTGATTCTCCAACACATAACAGGGTAGTACTTCGATGCACTAAAAGCTCATGTTATTATGGAATTTGGAGAAAAATCTAATTATAAGGGTTTATTATACGCAACCTTATCTCACATTTTCTGGCGTGCTTTTGGATTAAAGTGATGAATTATCCAAGATGTGCACTtaagataattaaaatataaagaagtaattTACACAACGGAAAGGGAATAAATATATTCtcaaactatgataaatgatacgtatatatccCTCATCATACTCTGGATATAAATATGCTTCTAGCGTTAATAAAATGGTACATATATGCCCCTTAGACTACTAATGGTAGGTAGGGCATATATGTAATTAGATAAAGGAGGACCAAAATTTTCTTGATGCATTTGAAGTGTTTTGGAACAAAACATTACAAAGCAATAAAGTGAGATTACCAAAACAAGACAGATTTTTAACAATGGCAGCTAAATATTTTCCTACCGTAATATAATTCTTCCATTAAATAAATCCAATCAATTCTTTAATTTCCTACTTTTTCCCTAAAAATTATCTCTCATAATTAACCAACAAACAAAATAATGCAATCAATCCTATAATCACGCTTAAttataaatatctaaaatttattagaaatattTAAGTATACAAAAGGATCCGGCTCCTCTTCATTCCACTTCTTTCCATTTTCCCTAAGTTCTTGCTTGGATTGAAGACACatgtcataatttaaaattaatgattgagaTTTAATTAGTTAAATCAAAGCTTTAACCATAATTATCTACtttcatatatttaattatatttgtttcttaaatatctattatatctTTTActcaatatttttgaaaaaatctttACTGCcccaaatatatattaaaaacttttcctaaattaaaaaattcataatatagttaaaattttaatttttctaatttgaaaattcaaaagagctacatAAAGAAAATGTAATGAATTTATTTGACACAATCTTTATATTTAATTTGGCACACGTACAATAAATTTATTTGGcacagaaagaaaataaaattagaaaaacttcaagccacaatttttatttttttatttgaaaaatattgcttaagaaaaatgacaaacattagccaaaaaataaaaataaaaaatctgacAGAAAATTGTTGAAGGATAGAAAGaaatagtttaatatatttaAGAAAGATATAATggattgttaaaaatatttaagcaaaAACTATATGAAAGTAGATAACTATGGTTAAAATTGTGATTTAACTAATTAAATCTCAACCATTAATTTTAAACTATGACATGTGTCTTCAATCCAAGCAAGAACTTGAGGAAATTGAAGAGAAGGGAAATGGAGACGAGTCGAGCCGGATCCAAACAAATGGTACTATGgtaataaaaacataatttatatgCATGTGTGTTTATGTAATTAGCagatgaatttaagttttgtgcttACAAATATTTTACATTATCACGTAAACTTGACCTGTTGTTGTTACAGGTTacctaatattttatataataacagGTCAAATTTACCtaatagtgtagaatattttataTCAACAAAActtaaaactctactagacataggCATGTCTACCGACAACTACATGCTTCTgatctcttctctctctctatatatatatgcaataaTGAAGATATATACAATTGAAACTCTTCACGCTTATGGGGTCAAGTCAATATATTCTAAGAAGAAAGATTGAAATATCAATCTCATGGAGATTATCGATCTCATATCAAATCCCATCAATCAAATTACTTTTTTCGAAAAAATATGAGACGTTCAAGTCATACACAAGTAAAGAAATGGCTAGCTTGCTTCCTCTGTGATGGGCGGGTTCAAAATTTGGTTTTCTTGGACAAGATAGAAAACCACCCTAATTTGAACGAAATAATGACACACGTCATATATTTACTAAttatattgatataaatatattgggtgtgaaattttttttttcctatatcaCAATTCAATGGGTGATTGGTAAGAAAACATGAGAATCTTGGTAACAACCACTAGTACTATTTCAGTATGGCAAATCAAAACTAACACTTCAACAAGACATGcatgtgaatatatatatttgaaaatttggtTGGAGAAGAGTGGAGTACTAGTGTTGGTGTTGACAAAGAGtgtaagtttaaaacatgcatgtTGTTACATAGGAGTTGTGTGATGACATGGACAACAtttctttattcttaattaaaGATTTCGGGTTAAATCCCAAACATGAAAAAAGGCACTTTCTCGTTAGGCATTAATTATGTGTACAAATCTAAAGTACTCTAGACCCCATACAAATATTGAATATCAGgcgaacaaaagaaaaaaaaaatatgcatgttGTTATTCAATTCCAATGAGTATTTTTCTTCATAACGAATTTAAAATGTGTATATTAATTAACATGAGACGCAGGTATGTCCCATGAGGTGAACGAAATGCATGCAACACACGCAAAAAGATAATTTTTGTAGAATGTATTTCAAACGTCTTAATAAGCTATTGAATTGCCCGTCACTAGTTTAATTTagatgataattaaataaaacagTGGATATTTGAGATATAAAACTAGAAAAAAGTGCCATTTTactcttaataaaaataatataatacataGCCTTACCCTGATATAAAAGTTAAAAAGAGTAAATTGTATAACAAGTAACAGCCTAACTTAGGGAATGTAAAAAGAAGCATACTAAAAGCAATGAAACTATAGTCATGCAGATTCTAttaataacaacattaaaaacaCTTGTATTGAGATACCAACAAAAAAAAAGTAGTGAAAAGAATCTTTTTGAGTACATTATTATGATAATCATCTCTAGGTTATTGTAATTTTTACCTTCTCTTATTCTTACTTccaaataacaaacaaaaataaaacaaaatcctAAAGAAAAATCCCCATGCAATTGTTACCCACAAGCAATTCCATTTGTTCAATTGGGTTACCCCTTGTTGCACCAATATATCTGCACCTGTTATCACACATGTAGAACTTGTTATCCTTACGTTCAACGTCTTGCTAATATTTTCCAACAATTTCTGCTTCAGCAAATTCGGAACATCTCCAAGTGGACTATTATCGAACATTTGAACCCCACGAACGAAGCATCTAGTGGGATCATTGAACTCGTTCTGCAACACTGCCTCATAGGGGTACTTCACGAGCGATAAATAATGAAACCATATCCAGTAAGATGGGATTCTATCGCGATTGAGGAAGAATCCACTGAAGAGGAGGAAGTATGCCAGTAATGCAACGACTATTACATAGCCAATCATGACATGGGGGACTACTCCAGAGAGGAATGTCACGAATGAGTTCCCCGCCCAGAATGATGCCAAGACAACACAAAAGTAGAACAGAAACCCGGAAGCTCCACCTTCTAGACCAACAGCCCAGAAAGTCAGGGCTGCAAATGATATAGCGAGGAATATCAAAGCTGGTATAGATACTAAAGCGTGAGAGAGACAATAAGACAATCTCCGATAAGCATTATAAGCGGTTTCCCTCATGAAAATATACCTCTCATGAACAAAAACCGGCAAAGCGTCCGCGCAAGTGTAGTAAGTTGTTGACATGGCAAAAGCGAAAAATCCCACGCGTTCCCTTACACCTTTAGGTGAATCATCAAGCCGCCAGAACATGGTCGCGAGGATGAACCCTGTGACCATGACTGCCCCAAAACGGACAGCAAAAATCTCCGGCATACGCCATGAGTTTGTGAAAGACCGCTTCGCCAGCACTGCTATTTCTGTCCATATACGATTTGCATAAGTAGAAACCATAGCGGTATCACTCATTGTTGCACCAGGAACAAGTTTCCCTCTCGAAATACTTGCACCTATTGCTTCCTTTAACGACAATTCATAAGTGACAGACATTGTTTCAGACCTCTTATTGAAATTTCTCTTCCACGTTCTATTGAATTCAACTAAACTCTCCGTTCCACCAGGTGAACCTTCCAGTTCGCGTATTAAATCAAGCGCGAACTCAGTTCTATTCTCATTTTCCGGAATTGGATGACCAAAATCCTCGAAAAACTGAGGCAAATTCAACGGTGAGCCACTGTAAACAGTTTGACCATGCGATAGAAAAATCAACTGATCAAGCAAACCCAGAATCCGATAACTTGGTTGATGTATCGACATGATCACAATACTCCCGCTCTGCGCGATCCTCTGTAGAACTTTTACCACCATGAAAGCGCTAGTCGAATCAAGGCCTGAAGTTGGCTCATCCAGAAACAGTATAATCGGATCATGAATTATATCGATTCCTATTGAGACTCTCCGTCTTTCACCACCAGAAACTCCGCGGTGACCTTCATCTCCGATGACAGTTGTCGCTGCACTACGCAGTCCTAACTGATCTATCAGAGCTTGAACCCTACCTTTCTTCTTCGATTTTGATAGGCTACGTGGAAGACGAAATTCAGCAGCAAACATCAACGTTTCTTCAACTGTAAGCATTGGATATAACAAATCATCCTGCATTACGTATGCAGAAATCGCTTTCAGTAGCCTCGAGTTCAGTGGCTCACCGTTCAGCTTTATCGTCCCTTTTAAGCTTCCCTTCGCTATCCTATTAGCCAATGCATCGATCAACGTTGATTTTCCCGAACCAGATGCACCTAAAACCGCGAGTAATTCTCCGTCACGCGCCTCGCCGGAGGTATCATTCAGTAACACCTTCTTCCTTATCACCGGCATTTCCTCCGATCTCGCCGTAAAACCAACTTTCCGGCGGAGTTTTACGCTGTATGTTAAGTTACTGAAGGATAATACAAACGGAATTGATTTCTCCGGTGGTGGTGACGGCGGCGGCGGCGGAGGTGGCGGTGGTTCAATTGTCAGAACCACCGGAGCTTCATCGCCAGAGACATCTCCGACGTCTTTCAAAAGCTGAGCGAACGTCGGCGACGACATTTCTACCGTTTGTGTTCGATCATAAAGAGGTACGCAATCTCTTACTGGTGATACATTTTGCGCAACTATTCTTGACATATTTTGGAAGTACTAGTATATTTATCCAccccaaaaagataaaaatactaaatatatgaGTATGTTTGGATCGAGAATTCAGATATTACGGAAATTAGAAAGCTCTAGAAAAGGATAGCATGAAAAAATGGAGATAGTGTGGCAACTGAATTatggttttttaatttttttatttttttttagatgatGACGATGAGAATTTTGTGtatagaataagaaaagaaaaacaagtgaATCATCATTTTAAGCTAGTGAAGTTTGGTCTAGCTAGcttcaagaaaattaaaagagCAGACAGCCTAATATAGGTAGATTATAATCTTAATTAGTACTACTATCATGTTAGAAGGTtagttaagaaaaataattgttgcatgactttttttatttatttaaatatctaGTGTTTGAGGCAACTTGAACATTTTAACTAATTTCACGAATTG is from Capsicum annuum cultivar UCD-10X-F1 chromosome 5, UCD10Xv1.1, whole genome shotgun sequence and encodes:
- the LOC107870265 gene encoding ABC transporter G family member 6, translated to MSRIVAQNVSPVRDCVPLYDRTQTVEMSSPTFAQLLKDVGDVSGDEAPVVLTIEPPPPPPPPPSPPPEKSIPFVLSFSNLTYSVKLRRKVGFTARSEEMPVIRKKVLLNDTSGEARDGELLAVLGASGSGKSTLIDALANRIAKGSLKGTIKLNGEPLNSRLLKAISAYVMQDDLLYPMLTVEETLMFAAEFRLPRSLSKSKKKGRVQALIDQLGLRSAATTVIGDEGHRGVSGGERRRVSIGIDIIHDPIILFLDEPTSGLDSTSAFMVVKVLQRIAQSGSIVIMSIHQPSYRILGLLDQLIFLSHGQTVYSGSPLNLPQFFEDFGHPIPENENRTEFALDLIRELEGSPGGTESLVEFNRTWKRNFNKRSETMSVTYELSLKEAIGASISRGKLVPGATMSDTAMVSTYANRIWTEIAVLAKRSFTNSWRMPEIFAVRFGAVMVTGFILATMFWRLDDSPKGVRERVGFFAFAMSTTYYTCADALPVFVHERYIFMRETAYNAYRRLSYCLSHALVSIPALIFLAISFAALTFWAVGLEGGASGFLFYFCVVLASFWAGNSFVTFLSGVVPHVMIGYVIVVALLAYFLLFSGFFLNRDRIPSYWIWFHYLSLVKYPYEAVLQNEFNDPTRCFVRGVQMFDNSPLGDVPNLLKQKLLENISKTLNVRITSSTCVITGADILVQQGVTQLNKWNCLWVTIAWGFFFRILFYFCLLFGSKNKRR